The Henckelia pumila isolate YLH828 chromosome 2, ASM3356847v2, whole genome shotgun sequence genome includes a window with the following:
- the LOC140880089 gene encoding protein FAR1-RELATED SEQUENCE 3-like isoform X1, translating to MDSQVVEVEYEHQNEKPYVGMEFNSEESAKNCYDAYARRVGFSSHVGQYTRTKPDGPIVSWEFACSREIFKRKNVESCNAMLSIKKKDPDKWVVANFVEDHNHSTITPTKVHHLRPRRHFTATKNTMLQTPNDAVRGNHFFCQPNLLHSVETRNPSAPVASSTETINTVPLMPLHFIRPSSRRTFGKDAQNLLTYFRTIQVQNPGFYYAIQLDVDNRLSNVFWADARSRMAYSHFGDAVVFDTMYRPKQFQVPLAPFTGVNHHGQMVLFGCALLMDESDASFAWVFKTWLSAMNNRPPVSITTDQDRAIKAAVHQVFPETRHCICKWHILREGQERLAHTCIAHPSFYGEFYSCINFCETIEDFETTWSSILDRYNLWKSDWLQAVYNARKQWAPVYFRNTFFAALSANHGVRSFFDGYVNQQSTIPLFFKQYERALEKALESEIEADYDTICTTPVLKTPSPMEQQAVNLYTKKVFAKFQEELVETFVYTANKIDGNGTVSRFRVAKYEHDHKEYIVTLDVSEMNACCSCQMFEYSGVLCRHILTVFTVTNVLTIPSHYILKRWTQNARAVLLNVQEAAVQPIDALTSRFNSICLEALKFAEEGAVASETFKEAMECLRDGARKIAMVKKNVARIKPPISQESGSFLDNDINKASSLTSDTIPSLWPWQDATQNHFNLNDAGVNVADLNQPTMAPVVINRDVALADNMVVLTCFKSIKWVVENINPASKAAVINLKLQDYGKAPSGETEVQFRVTRVTLEPMLKSMTYISQQLLTPANRVAVINLKLQNTKTSTGETEVKFQVSRDTLGSMLRSMASIREQL from the exons ATGGATTCCCAAGTGGTTGAGGTAGAGTATGAGCATCAAAATGAGAAACCGTATGTTGGAATGGAATTTAATTCAGAAGAATCTGCCAAGAACTGTTATGATGCTTATGCTAGGCGAGTTGGTTTCAGCTCACACGTGGGTCAATACACTCGTACTAAGCCTGATGGCCCAATCGTTTCTTGGGAGTTCGCCTGTTCTAGGGAGATTTTCAAACGAAAGAATGTTGAGAGCTGCAATGCTATGCTCTCTATAAAGAAAAAGGATCCAGACAAGTGGGTAGTGGCAAATTTTGTCGAGGACCATAATCATTCTACCATCACTCCCACCAAGGTGCATCATCTTCGCCCTCGCAGGCATTTTACTGCAACTAAAAACACTATGCTCCAGACCCCAAATGATGCTGTCCGTGGAAACCATTTCTTTTGTCAACCAAATCTTCTTCACTCTGTAGAGACAAGAAATCCATCCGCGCCTGTTGCATCTTCTACAGAAACTATCAATACTGTCCCCCTGATGCCACTGCATTTTATCCGACCTTCTAGCCGAAGAACTTTTGGAAAAGATGCCCAGAATCTTCTTACCTATTTCAGGACAATCCAGGTCCAAAACCCGGGTTTCTATTATGCCATACAGCTTGATGTTGACAATCGATTGAGCAACGTTTTCTGGGCTGATGCCCGATCAAGGATGGCTTATAGCCACTTTGGTGATGCTGTTGTTTTTGACACCATGTATAGACCAAAACAGTTTCAAGTTCCTCTTGCTCCCTTCACTGGAGTGAACCATCATGGACAGATGGTATTGTTTGGCTGTGCGTTGCTTATGGACGAGTCAGACGCATCATTTGCATGGGTTTTCAAAACCTGGCTTTCTGCCATGAATAACAGACCTCCTGTTTCCATCACGACTGACCAAGATAGGGCTATCAAGGCTGCAGTCCATCAGGTATTCCCAGAAACTCGACACTGCATTTGCAAGTGGCACATTTTACGAGAAGGCCAAGAAAGGTTGGCTCATACATGTATCGCTCATCCTTCCTTTTATGGAGAGTTCTATAGCTGCATCAATTTTTGTGAGACAATTGAGGATTTCGAGACAACGTGGAGTTCTATCCTCGATAGATACAATCTTTGGAAAAGTGATTGGCTTCAAGCTGTATATAATGCCAGGAAGCAATGGGCTCCTGTCTATTTTCGCAACACCTTTTTTGCTGCACTTTCAGCAAATCACGGAGTTAGGTCCTTTTTTGATGGGTATGTGAACCAGCAGAGCACCATTCCCTTGTTCTTTAAACAGTACGAACGAGCTTTGGAGAAAGCATTAGAAAGTGAAATAGAGGCAGATTATGATACAATATGCACCACACCAGTACTAAAGACACCATCACCAATGGAACAACAGGCGGTTAATTTATATACAAAAAAGGTTTTTGCGAAGTTTCAAGAAGAACTGGTTGAAACTTTTGTATACACCGCAAATAAGATTGACGGAAATGGTACCGTAAGTAGATTTAGGGTGGCAAAATATGAACATGACCACAAAGAGTATATAGTGACGCTAGATGTTTCGGAAATGAATGCATGTTGTAGCTGTCAGATGTTTGAGTATTCAGGGGTTCTATGCAGACACATATTAACTGTCTTTACTGTAACAAATGTTCTTACCATTCCCTCACATTATATATTAAAGAGGTGGACGCAGAATGCAAGAGCTGTCCTTTTAAATGTGCAAGAAGCAGCTGTACAACCTATTGACGCTTTAACATCGCGATTCAACAGCATTTGCCTTGAAGCATTAAAATTTGCGGAAGAAGGAGCTGTTGCTTCCGAGACTTTCAAAGAAGCCATGGAATGTCTACGAGATGGTGCGAGGAAGATTGCAATGGTGAAGAAAAATGTCGCCAGAATCAAACCTCCTATCTCTCAGGAGAGTGGAAGTTTCCTGGACAATGATATCAACAAAGCATCTTCATTAACTTCTGACACCATCCCATCGTTATGGCCTTGGCAAGATGCTACGCAAAATCACTTCAATCTCAATGATGCTGGAGTAAATGTTGCTGACTTGAATCAGCCAACTATGGCACCTGTAGTCATCAACCGTGATGTTGCCCTTGCTGATAATATG GTTGTTCTCACTTGTTTTAAGTCCATTAAATGGGTTGTAGAGAATATTAATCCAGCCAGTAAAGCGGCTGTTATTAATTTGAAG CTTCAAGATTATGGCAAGGCTCCATCAGGAGAAACAGAGGTGCAGTTTAGGGTTACAAGAGTCACACTGGAGCCAATGCTGAAATCCATGACTTACATAAGTCAACAGCTTTTAACACCTGCCAACAGAGTTGCTGTTATCAATCTAAAG CTCCAGAACACCAAAACTTCAACTGGCGAAACTGAAGTGAAATTTCAAGTTTCAAGAGATACTTTAGGTTCAATGTTAAGATCAATGGCTTCCATTCGTGAGCAACTCTAA
- the LOC140880089 gene encoding protein FAR1-RELATED SEQUENCE 3-like isoform X3 — protein MDSQVVEVEYEHQNEKPYVGMEFNSEESAKNCYDAYARRVGFSSHVGQYTRTKPDGPIVSWEFACSREIFKRKNVESCNAMLSIKKKDPDKWVVANFVEDHNHSTITPTKVHHLRPRRHFTATKNTMLQTPNDAVRGNHFFCQPNLLHSVETRNPSAPVASSTETINTVPLMPLHFIRPSSRRTFGKDAQNLLTYFRTIQVQNPGFYYAIQLDVDNRLSNVFWADARSRMAYSHFGDAVVFDTMYRPKQFQVPLAPFTGVNHHGQMVLFGCALLMDESDASFAWVFKTWLSAMNNRPPVSITTDQDRAIKAAVHQVFPETRHCICKWHILREGQERLAHTCIAHPSFYGEFYSCINFCETIEDFETTWSSILDRYNLWKSDWLQAVYNARKQWAPVYFRNTFFAALSANHGVRSFFDGYVNQQSTIPLFFKQYERALEKALESEIEADYDTICTTPVLKTPSPMEQQAVNLYTKKVFAKFQEELVETFVYTANKIDGNGTVSRFRVAKYEHDHKEYIVTLDVSEMNACCSCQMFEYSGVLCRHILTVFTVTNVLTIPSHYILKRWTQNARAVLLNVQEAAVQPIDALTSRFNSICLEALKFAEEGAVASETFKEAMECLRDGARKIAMVKKNVARIKPPISQESGSFLDNDINKASSLTSDTIPSLWPWQDATQNHFNLNDAGVNVADLNQPTMAPVVINRDVALADNMVVLTCFKSIKWVVENINPASKAAVINLKLQDYGKAPSGETEVQFRVTRVTLEPMLKSMTYISQQLLTPANRVAVINLKYLYSHA, from the exons ATGGATTCCCAAGTGGTTGAGGTAGAGTATGAGCATCAAAATGAGAAACCGTATGTTGGAATGGAATTTAATTCAGAAGAATCTGCCAAGAACTGTTATGATGCTTATGCTAGGCGAGTTGGTTTCAGCTCACACGTGGGTCAATACACTCGTACTAAGCCTGATGGCCCAATCGTTTCTTGGGAGTTCGCCTGTTCTAGGGAGATTTTCAAACGAAAGAATGTTGAGAGCTGCAATGCTATGCTCTCTATAAAGAAAAAGGATCCAGACAAGTGGGTAGTGGCAAATTTTGTCGAGGACCATAATCATTCTACCATCACTCCCACCAAGGTGCATCATCTTCGCCCTCGCAGGCATTTTACTGCAACTAAAAACACTATGCTCCAGACCCCAAATGATGCTGTCCGTGGAAACCATTTCTTTTGTCAACCAAATCTTCTTCACTCTGTAGAGACAAGAAATCCATCCGCGCCTGTTGCATCTTCTACAGAAACTATCAATACTGTCCCCCTGATGCCACTGCATTTTATCCGACCTTCTAGCCGAAGAACTTTTGGAAAAGATGCCCAGAATCTTCTTACCTATTTCAGGACAATCCAGGTCCAAAACCCGGGTTTCTATTATGCCATACAGCTTGATGTTGACAATCGATTGAGCAACGTTTTCTGGGCTGATGCCCGATCAAGGATGGCTTATAGCCACTTTGGTGATGCTGTTGTTTTTGACACCATGTATAGACCAAAACAGTTTCAAGTTCCTCTTGCTCCCTTCACTGGAGTGAACCATCATGGACAGATGGTATTGTTTGGCTGTGCGTTGCTTATGGACGAGTCAGACGCATCATTTGCATGGGTTTTCAAAACCTGGCTTTCTGCCATGAATAACAGACCTCCTGTTTCCATCACGACTGACCAAGATAGGGCTATCAAGGCTGCAGTCCATCAGGTATTCCCAGAAACTCGACACTGCATTTGCAAGTGGCACATTTTACGAGAAGGCCAAGAAAGGTTGGCTCATACATGTATCGCTCATCCTTCCTTTTATGGAGAGTTCTATAGCTGCATCAATTTTTGTGAGACAATTGAGGATTTCGAGACAACGTGGAGTTCTATCCTCGATAGATACAATCTTTGGAAAAGTGATTGGCTTCAAGCTGTATATAATGCCAGGAAGCAATGGGCTCCTGTCTATTTTCGCAACACCTTTTTTGCTGCACTTTCAGCAAATCACGGAGTTAGGTCCTTTTTTGATGGGTATGTGAACCAGCAGAGCACCATTCCCTTGTTCTTTAAACAGTACGAACGAGCTTTGGAGAAAGCATTAGAAAGTGAAATAGAGGCAGATTATGATACAATATGCACCACACCAGTACTAAAGACACCATCACCAATGGAACAACAGGCGGTTAATTTATATACAAAAAAGGTTTTTGCGAAGTTTCAAGAAGAACTGGTTGAAACTTTTGTATACACCGCAAATAAGATTGACGGAAATGGTACCGTAAGTAGATTTAGGGTGGCAAAATATGAACATGACCACAAAGAGTATATAGTGACGCTAGATGTTTCGGAAATGAATGCATGTTGTAGCTGTCAGATGTTTGAGTATTCAGGGGTTCTATGCAGACACATATTAACTGTCTTTACTGTAACAAATGTTCTTACCATTCCCTCACATTATATATTAAAGAGGTGGACGCAGAATGCAAGAGCTGTCCTTTTAAATGTGCAAGAAGCAGCTGTACAACCTATTGACGCTTTAACATCGCGATTCAACAGCATTTGCCTTGAAGCATTAAAATTTGCGGAAGAAGGAGCTGTTGCTTCCGAGACTTTCAAAGAAGCCATGGAATGTCTACGAGATGGTGCGAGGAAGATTGCAATGGTGAAGAAAAATGTCGCCAGAATCAAACCTCCTATCTCTCAGGAGAGTGGAAGTTTCCTGGACAATGATATCAACAAAGCATCTTCATTAACTTCTGACACCATCCCATCGTTATGGCCTTGGCAAGATGCTACGCAAAATCACTTCAATCTCAATGATGCTGGAGTAAATGTTGCTGACTTGAATCAGCCAACTATGGCACCTGTAGTCATCAACCGTGATGTTGCCCTTGCTGATAATATG GTTGTTCTCACTTGTTTTAAGTCCATTAAATGGGTTGTAGAGAATATTAATCCAGCCAGTAAAGCGGCTGTTATTAATTTGAAG CTTCAAGATTATGGCAAGGCTCCATCAGGAGAAACAGAGGTGCAGTTTAGGGTTACAAGAGTCACACTGGAGCCAATGCTGAAATCCATGACTTACATAAGTCAACAGCTTTTAACACCTGCCAACAGAGTTGCTGTTATCAATCTAAAG TACCTCTACAGTCATGCCTAG
- the LOC140880089 gene encoding protein FAR1-RELATED SEQUENCE 3-like isoform X2: MDSQVVEVEYEHQNEKPYVGMEFNSEESAKNCYDAYARRVGFSSHVGQYTRTKPDGPIVSWEFACSREIFKRKNVESCNAMLSIKKKDPDKWVVANFVEDHNHSTITPTKVHHLRPRRHFTATKNTMLQTPNDAVRGNHFFCQPNLLHSVETRNPSAPVASSTETINTVPLMPLHFIRPSSRRTFGKDAQNLLTYFRTIQVQNPGFYYAIQLDVDNRLSNVFWADARSRMAYSHFGDAVVFDTMYRPKQFQVPLAPFTGVNHHGQMVLFGCALLMDESDASFAWVFKTWLSAMNNRPPVSITTDQDRAIKAAVHQVFPETRHCICKWHILREGQERLAHTCIAHPSFYGEFYSCINFCETIEDFETTWSSILDRYNLWKSDWLQAVYNARKQWAPVYFRNTFFAALSANHGVRSFFDGYVNQQSTIPLFFKQYERALEKALESEIEADYDTICTTPVLKTPSPMEQQAVNLYTKKVFAKFQEELVETFVYTANKIDGNGTVSRFRVAKYEHDHKEYIVTLDVSEMNACCSCQMFEYSGVLCRHILTVFTVTNVLTIPSHYILKRWTQNARAVLLNVQEAAVQPIDALTSRFNSICLEALKFAEEGAVASETFKEAMECLRDGARKIAMVKKNVARIKPPISQESGSFLDNDINKASSLTSDTIPSLWPWQDATQNHFNLNDAGVNVADLNQPTMAPVVINRDVALADNMLQDYGKAPSGETEVQFRVTRVTLEPMLKSMTYISQQLLTPANRVAVINLKLQNTKTSTGETEVKFQVSRDTLGSMLRSMASIREQL, translated from the exons ATGGATTCCCAAGTGGTTGAGGTAGAGTATGAGCATCAAAATGAGAAACCGTATGTTGGAATGGAATTTAATTCAGAAGAATCTGCCAAGAACTGTTATGATGCTTATGCTAGGCGAGTTGGTTTCAGCTCACACGTGGGTCAATACACTCGTACTAAGCCTGATGGCCCAATCGTTTCTTGGGAGTTCGCCTGTTCTAGGGAGATTTTCAAACGAAAGAATGTTGAGAGCTGCAATGCTATGCTCTCTATAAAGAAAAAGGATCCAGACAAGTGGGTAGTGGCAAATTTTGTCGAGGACCATAATCATTCTACCATCACTCCCACCAAGGTGCATCATCTTCGCCCTCGCAGGCATTTTACTGCAACTAAAAACACTATGCTCCAGACCCCAAATGATGCTGTCCGTGGAAACCATTTCTTTTGTCAACCAAATCTTCTTCACTCTGTAGAGACAAGAAATCCATCCGCGCCTGTTGCATCTTCTACAGAAACTATCAATACTGTCCCCCTGATGCCACTGCATTTTATCCGACCTTCTAGCCGAAGAACTTTTGGAAAAGATGCCCAGAATCTTCTTACCTATTTCAGGACAATCCAGGTCCAAAACCCGGGTTTCTATTATGCCATACAGCTTGATGTTGACAATCGATTGAGCAACGTTTTCTGGGCTGATGCCCGATCAAGGATGGCTTATAGCCACTTTGGTGATGCTGTTGTTTTTGACACCATGTATAGACCAAAACAGTTTCAAGTTCCTCTTGCTCCCTTCACTGGAGTGAACCATCATGGACAGATGGTATTGTTTGGCTGTGCGTTGCTTATGGACGAGTCAGACGCATCATTTGCATGGGTTTTCAAAACCTGGCTTTCTGCCATGAATAACAGACCTCCTGTTTCCATCACGACTGACCAAGATAGGGCTATCAAGGCTGCAGTCCATCAGGTATTCCCAGAAACTCGACACTGCATTTGCAAGTGGCACATTTTACGAGAAGGCCAAGAAAGGTTGGCTCATACATGTATCGCTCATCCTTCCTTTTATGGAGAGTTCTATAGCTGCATCAATTTTTGTGAGACAATTGAGGATTTCGAGACAACGTGGAGTTCTATCCTCGATAGATACAATCTTTGGAAAAGTGATTGGCTTCAAGCTGTATATAATGCCAGGAAGCAATGGGCTCCTGTCTATTTTCGCAACACCTTTTTTGCTGCACTTTCAGCAAATCACGGAGTTAGGTCCTTTTTTGATGGGTATGTGAACCAGCAGAGCACCATTCCCTTGTTCTTTAAACAGTACGAACGAGCTTTGGAGAAAGCATTAGAAAGTGAAATAGAGGCAGATTATGATACAATATGCACCACACCAGTACTAAAGACACCATCACCAATGGAACAACAGGCGGTTAATTTATATACAAAAAAGGTTTTTGCGAAGTTTCAAGAAGAACTGGTTGAAACTTTTGTATACACCGCAAATAAGATTGACGGAAATGGTACCGTAAGTAGATTTAGGGTGGCAAAATATGAACATGACCACAAAGAGTATATAGTGACGCTAGATGTTTCGGAAATGAATGCATGTTGTAGCTGTCAGATGTTTGAGTATTCAGGGGTTCTATGCAGACACATATTAACTGTCTTTACTGTAACAAATGTTCTTACCATTCCCTCACATTATATATTAAAGAGGTGGACGCAGAATGCAAGAGCTGTCCTTTTAAATGTGCAAGAAGCAGCTGTACAACCTATTGACGCTTTAACATCGCGATTCAACAGCATTTGCCTTGAAGCATTAAAATTTGCGGAAGAAGGAGCTGTTGCTTCCGAGACTTTCAAAGAAGCCATGGAATGTCTACGAGATGGTGCGAGGAAGATTGCAATGGTGAAGAAAAATGTCGCCAGAATCAAACCTCCTATCTCTCAGGAGAGTGGAAGTTTCCTGGACAATGATATCAACAAAGCATCTTCATTAACTTCTGACACCATCCCATCGTTATGGCCTTGGCAAGATGCTACGCAAAATCACTTCAATCTCAATGATGCTGGAGTAAATGTTGCTGACTTGAATCAGCCAACTATGGCACCTGTAGTCATCAACCGTGATGTTGCCCTTGCTGATAATATG CTTCAAGATTATGGCAAGGCTCCATCAGGAGAAACAGAGGTGCAGTTTAGGGTTACAAGAGTCACACTGGAGCCAATGCTGAAATCCATGACTTACATAAGTCAACAGCTTTTAACACCTGCCAACAGAGTTGCTGTTATCAATCTAAAG CTCCAGAACACCAAAACTTCAACTGGCGAAACTGAAGTGAAATTTCAAGTTTCAAGAGATACTTTAGGTTCAATGTTAAGATCAATGGCTTCCATTCGTGAGCAACTCTAA
- the LOC140880090 gene encoding uncharacterized protein yields MEAPVAVAVPVQVKLELGSETYFAEANTGGGLVSDHLVSIKERSMTILNDFITKHKDDLPDDDDDNDNDNDDDDDDEDEDEDEDNTTPPPPVNKKSKKQHSPLSFIIFDCSTQDPLVADLT; encoded by the exons ATGGAAGCTCCAGTTGCAGTTGCAGTTCCAGTTCAAGTGAAATTAGAGCTGGGGTCAGAGACATACTTTGCTGAGGCCAACACAGGGGGAGGACTCGTCTCCGATCACTTGGTTTCCATCAAGGAACGCTCCATGACCATACTCAACGACTTCATCACCAAACATAAAGACGATCTTcctgacgatgatgatgataatgataatgataatgatgatgatgatgatgatgaagatgaagatgaagatgaagacAACACCACCCCTCCCCCTCCCGTTAACAAAAAGTCAAAGAAGCAACA TTCCCCCCTCAGCTTCATCATCTTCGACTGTTCCACACAAGATCCACTTGTGGCTGACTTAACCTGA